The following are from one region of the Desulfuromonas sp. genome:
- a CDS encoding EamA family transporter — translation MSSHALSLILFSALMHALWNLLVKRSGDKTVFIWWMFVASGGMLNLMLPLLPGPFPPPSPRVLLLGAAGGGCFVLYHLFNGRAYRDGDLSLTYPLAQTSMVYVPLWGVLLLGEKLSLAGGLGILLVLVGAYSVQLRQFSPGEVLRPFRNLGDPSVQAALAAGFIYSVGAVIDKTGVSTYPPFYFTYVLVMCMWLFMTVNLLRPRYRGRVLREWRRSRHLVLLSGPVMMGSFLTFRSGLNLAPVSYAVPARQVSLLIGVIIGVFFLGEACGRIRFSAAALILGGVFLMRMG, via the coding sequence ATGAGTAGCCATGCCCTGTCCCTGATCCTCTTCTCAGCCCTGATGCACGCCCTGTGGAACCTGCTGGTCAAGCGCAGCGGCGACAAGACGGTCTTCATCTGGTGGATGTTCGTCGCCTCCGGCGGAATGCTCAACCTGATGCTGCCCCTGCTGCCCGGGCCCTTTCCTCCTCCCTCTCCCCGGGTGCTGCTGCTGGGGGCGGCCGGCGGGGGGTGCTTCGTCCTCTATCACCTGTTCAACGGGCGCGCCTACCGGGACGGGGACCTGTCCCTGACCTACCCCCTGGCCCAGACCTCCATGGTCTACGTCCCCCTGTGGGGGGTCCTGCTGCTCGGGGAGAAGCTCTCTCTCGCCGGTGGGCTCGGCATCCTCCTGGTGCTGGTCGGTGCCTACAGCGTGCAGCTCCGGCAGTTCTCCCCGGGGGAGGTGCTGCGCCCATTTCGCAACCTGGGCGACCCTTCGGTCCAGGCCGCCCTGGCCGCCGGCTTCATCTATTCGGTGGGGGCGGTGATTGACAAAACCGGGGTGAGCACCTATCCTCCCTTTTACTTCACCTACGTGCTGGTCATGTGCATGTGGCTGTTCATGACCGTTAACCTGCTGCGGCCCCGCTACCGGGGCCGGGTCCTGCGGGAGTGGCGCCGCAGTCGCCACCTGGTGCTGCTCTCCGGCCCGGTGATGATGGGATCGTTTCTCACCTTTCGCTCCGGGCTCAACCTCGCCCCGGTGAGTTACGCCGTTCCGGCGCGTCAGGTCAGCCTCCTGATCGGGGTCATCATCGGGGTTTTCTTCCTCGGGGAGGCCTGCGGGCGGATCCGGTTCTCCGCCGCCGCGTTGATCCTGGGCGGAGTGTTTCTGATGCGCATGGGCTGA
- a CDS encoding HD domain-containing protein, which produces MKSLANFFFEVGMLKRTPRTGFQFLGSGAESVAEHSFRTAVIGYTLAKMDDQADVGRVLQICLFHDIPEARMGDLNYVNKKYVTANEGKAVEDLARTLPFGDEYREALEEFSAGESREALIAHDADQLEMILALKEYKDLGNRNADEWYPFAVRRLRTEDAKRLAETIWTTDSSRWWFDDDSDWWVKGTR; this is translated from the coding sequence ATGAAAAGCCTGGCCAACTTCTTTTTCGAGGTGGGGATGCTCAAGCGCACCCCGCGCACCGGCTTCCAGTTCCTCGGTTCGGGGGCCGAGTCGGTGGCAGAGCATTCCTTCCGCACCGCGGTCATCGGCTACACCCTGGCCAAGATGGACGATCAGGCCGACGTGGGCCGGGTTCTGCAGATCTGCCTTTTCCACGACATCCCCGAAGCGCGCATGGGGGACCTCAACTACGTCAACAAAAAATACGTCACCGCCAACGAGGGCAAGGCGGTGGAGGACCTGGCCCGCACCCTGCCCTTCGGGGACGAGTACCGTGAGGCGTTGGAGGAGTTCTCCGCCGGCGAGAGCCGCGAGGCCCTCATTGCCCACGACGCCGACCAGCTGGAGATGATCCTGGCCCTCAAGGAGTACAAGGATCTGGGCAACCGCAACGCCGACGAGTGGTATCCCTTCGCCGTGCGCCGGTTGAGGACGGAGGACGCCAAGCGCCTGGCGGAGACGATCTGGACCACCGATTCCTCCCGCTGGTGGTTCGACGACGACAGCGACTGGTGGGTCAAGGGGACACGCTGA
- the serS gene encoding serine--tRNA ligase, whose product MLDLKYLRDNLDEAEKRLAARGEAVSCSAFRDLDRQRRDLLGETESLKAEKNRVSSVIGKTKDKSQVQGEIARMKEVSVRIKGLDEELKAVEEELQDLLLTIPNLPHEECPVGTSEEENREVRRWGDVPAFGFEAKAHWDLGESLDILDFERAGKLTGARFALYKGAGARLERALINFMLDLHTGEHKYIEILPPFMVNRESMTGTGQLPKFEDDLFHTEGVDYFLIPTAEVPVTNIHRDEILPGAALPVRYTAHTPCFRKEAGSHGRDTRGLIRQHQFNKVELVKFVRPEDSDAELEKLLADAEEVLRRLGLPYRVVDLCTGDIGFSAARTFDIEVWLPGQDAYREISSCSNFRDFQARRAAIRFRREEGARPEFVHTLNGSGLAVGRTLVAILENYQQEDGSVLIPDVLKPYMGGLERIGG is encoded by the coding sequence ATGCTTGACCTGAAATACCTGCGCGACAACCTGGATGAGGCGGAGAAGCGCTTGGCCGCCCGCGGGGAGGCGGTGAGCTGTTCCGCTTTTCGCGATCTGGACCGGCAGCGCCGGGACCTCCTGGGCGAGACCGAGTCGCTCAAGGCGGAGAAGAACCGAGTTTCCTCCGTCATCGGCAAGACCAAGGACAAGAGTCAGGTGCAGGGCGAGATCGCCCGCATGAAAGAGGTTTCCGTCCGCATCAAGGGCCTCGACGAAGAGCTGAAGGCGGTGGAGGAGGAGCTCCAGGACCTCCTTCTGACCATCCCCAACCTGCCCCATGAGGAGTGCCCGGTCGGCACCTCCGAGGAGGAGAACCGCGAGGTTCGGCGCTGGGGAGATGTCCCGGCCTTCGGTTTCGAGGCGAAGGCCCACTGGGACCTCGGCGAGAGCCTCGACATTCTCGATTTTGAACGGGCCGGCAAGCTCACCGGCGCCCGTTTCGCCCTCTACAAGGGGGCGGGCGCGCGCCTCGAGAGAGCCCTTATCAATTTCATGCTCGACCTCCACACCGGGGAGCACAAATATATTGAAATATTGCCTCCCTTTATGGTAAACAGGGAATCCATGACGGGGACCGGACAACTCCCCAAGTTCGAGGATGATCTTTTCCATACAGAGGGGGTGGACTACTTCCTGATCCCTACCGCGGAGGTTCCGGTAACCAATATCCACCGGGACGAAATCCTCCCGGGGGCCGCCCTGCCGGTGCGCTACACGGCGCATACGCCCTGCTTCCGCAAGGAGGCCGGTTCCCACGGGCGGGACACCCGCGGCCTGATCCGCCAGCACCAGTTCAACAAGGTGGAGCTGGTCAAGTTCGTTCGGCCGGAGGATTCGGACGCCGAGCTGGAGAAGCTGCTGGCCGACGCCGAGGAGGTGCTTCGGCGCCTGGGGCTGCCCTACCGGGTGGTTGACCTGTGTACCGGCGACATCGGCTTCTCCGCGGCGCGCACCTTCGACATCGAGGTCTGGCTGCCCGGGCAGGACGCATACAGGGAGATTTCCTCCTGCTCCAACTTCCGGGACTTCCAGGCGCGCAGGGCGGCGATCCGCTTCCGCCGGGAAGAGGGGGCCCGTCCCGAATTTGTCCATACCTTGAACGGTTCCGGGTTGGCCGTGGGCCGGACCCTGGTGGCGATTCTGGAGAACTACCAGCAGGAGGACGGTTCGGTGCTGATTCCCGACGTCCTGAAGCCCTACATGGGCGGGCTGGAGCGGATCGGCGGCTAG
- a CDS encoding DUF2155 domain-containing protein yields MPRMAWYMALLLAAALSALSGCNQQEERPAPAPAAPKAVSAETKKPRVIVPEAVRGKWKAVRIAVLDKQGNNEDVYTVEIGSAFQVGESKLSVRVENFLPAFIMDGTTMTSASNETRNPAAQIAISIDGEEVFTGWLFSLYPGTHAFQHPRYSFSLVDFIASS; encoded by the coding sequence ATGCCCAGAATGGCGTGGTACATGGCTCTGCTCTTGGCCGCGGCACTGTCGGCTCTTTCCGGCTGCAATCAGCAGGAAGAGCGCCCGGCTCCCGCCCCGGCTGCGCCGAAGGCCGTTTCCGCCGAGACCAAAAAACCCCGCGTGATCGTTCCTGAAGCGGTCCGGGGGAAATGGAAGGCGGTCAGGATCGCGGTCCTCGACAAGCAGGGCAACAATGAGGACGTCTACACGGTGGAGATCGGGTCCGCCTTTCAGGTCGGCGAGTCCAAGCTGTCGGTAAGGGTGGAGAATTTCCTGCCGGCCTTTATCATGGACGGCACCACCATGACCTCCGCTTCCAACGAGACCCGCAACCCGGCAGCTCAAATCGCGATCAGCATCGACGGTGAGGAGGTCTTCACGGGCTGGTTGTTCAGCCTGTACCCCGGCACCCACGCCTTCCAGCACCCCCGCTACAGCTTCTCCCTCGTCGACTTTATCGCCTCGAGCTAA
- the tadA gene encoding tRNA adenosine(34) deaminase TadA, which produces MDVTVEQDRKFMRQALAEAGAAAEIGEVPIGAVLVKDGVVIGSAHNLRETSNDPTTHAEMIAIRQAAAQTGHWRLLDCTLYVTLEPCVMCMGAIILARIPRLVYGCRDPRVGAAGSIYDLSRDDRFNHRVAVTEGVLADECSAVLSGFFQELRARKKGAKGGGTEDE; this is translated from the coding sequence GTGGACGTGACCGTCGAGCAAGACCGTAAGTTCATGCGGCAAGCCCTGGCCGAAGCCGGCGCCGCCGCCGAGATCGGCGAGGTGCCCATCGGCGCGGTGCTGGTCAAGGACGGGGTGGTGATCGGAAGCGCCCACAACCTGCGCGAGACCAGCAACGACCCCACCACCCACGCGGAAATGATCGCCATCCGCCAGGCCGCGGCCCAGACCGGCCACTGGCGCCTGCTCGACTGCACCCTCTACGTCACCCTCGAGCCGTGCGTCATGTGCATGGGCGCAATCATCCTGGCCCGCATCCCGCGACTGGTCTACGGCTGCCGAGATCCGCGCGTCGGCGCCGCTGGTTCCATCTACGACCTTTCCCGCGACGACCGCTTCAACCACCGTGTCGCGGTCACCGAAGGGGTTCTTGCCGACGAGTGCAGTGCCGTGCTCAGCGGGTTTTTTCAGGAATTGCGCGCTCGAAAGAAGGGGGCCAAAGGCGGTGGGACCGAAGATGAATAA
- the pgm gene encoding phosphoglucomutase (alpha-D-glucose-1,6-bisphosphate-dependent): protein MALHPLAGQPAPKSILPNIPRLISDYYTRHPDLSDATNLVSFGTSGHRGCSAKCSFNEDHILAIVQAVCDYRKDAGVDGPLFLGMDTHALSESAHATALEVLAANGVEVRIAKDLEYTPTPVISHAILTHNRGRKEHLADGIVITPSHNPPDNGGIKYNPPNGGPADTDVTSTVADRANTYLRQGLEGVHRFPYEQALAAPSTVPYDYVTPYVDDLSNVIDMDAIKKAGLRIAADALGGSGLGFWKPIAEKYGLDIELINGHPDPTFSFMCVDKDGKVRMDCSSASAMAGLIKLKDKYDIAFGNDPDFDRHGIVTPSAGLMNPNHYLAVAINYLFSHRTGWRSDAAVGKTLVSSSMIDRVAADLGRTLSEVPVGFKWFVDGLVDGSCGFGGEESAGASFLRKDGTVWSTDKDGIILCLLAAEITAVTGRDPARHYQDLVQKFGAPVYARIDAEATPAQKTVLGKLSPEQITADALAGEPIIAKLTNAPGNGAGIGGLKVTTESGWFAARPSGTEDIYKIYAESFRGEEHLRQIQNQAKAIVSEAFKAAGA from the coding sequence ATGGCGCTTCACCCACTGGCAGGTCAACCGGCACCGAAATCGATCCTTCCCAATATCCCCAGGCTTATCAGCGATTACTACACCCGGCACCCCGATCTGAGTGACGCAACAAACCTGGTCTCCTTCGGCACTTCGGGCCACCGCGGCTGTTCGGCAAAGTGCTCTTTCAACGAGGATCACATCCTCGCCATCGTCCAGGCGGTCTGCGACTACCGCAAAGACGCGGGAGTCGACGGGCCCCTTTTTCTGGGGATGGATACTCACGCCCTTTCCGAATCGGCCCACGCCACCGCCCTGGAGGTGTTGGCGGCCAACGGGGTCGAGGTGCGCATCGCCAAGGACCTCGAATACACCCCCACGCCGGTCATCTCCCACGCCATCCTTACCCACAACCGGGGCAGGAAGGAACACCTCGCCGACGGCATCGTCATCACCCCGTCCCACAACCCCCCGGATAACGGCGGCATCAAGTACAACCCGCCCAACGGCGGCCCGGCCGACACCGACGTCACCTCTACGGTCGCCGACAGGGCCAACACCTACCTGCGACAGGGACTGGAGGGGGTCCACCGCTTCCCCTATGAGCAGGCGTTGGCCGCGCCCTCAACGGTGCCCTACGACTATGTCACCCCTTACGTCGACGACCTTTCCAATGTCATCGATATGGACGCGATCAAAAAGGCCGGCCTGCGCATCGCCGCAGACGCCCTGGGGGGCTCCGGCCTCGGATTCTGGAAACCGATCGCGGAAAAGTACGGCCTCGATATCGAGCTGATCAACGGCCACCCCGACCCGACCTTCAGCTTCATGTGCGTCGACAAGGACGGCAAGGTCCGCATGGATTGCTCTTCGGCGAGCGCCATGGCGGGCCTGATCAAACTCAAGGACAAATACGACATCGCCTTCGGCAACGACCCCGATTTCGACCGCCACGGCATCGTCACTCCGTCGGCGGGGCTGATGAATCCCAATCACTATCTTGCCGTGGCGATCAACTACCTCTTCAGCCATCGCACCGGCTGGCGCAGCGACGCCGCGGTGGGCAAGACCCTGGTCTCCTCGTCGATGATCGACCGCGTGGCCGCCGACCTGGGACGCACCCTTTCGGAGGTCCCGGTCGGATTCAAGTGGTTCGTCGACGGCCTGGTGGACGGCTCCTGCGGGTTCGGCGGTGAGGAGAGCGCCGGCGCCTCCTTCCTGCGCAAGGACGGTACCGTGTGGTCTACCGACAAGGACGGGATCATCCTCTGTCTGCTGGCGGCCGAGATCACCGCGGTGACCGGGCGCGACCCCGCCCGGCACTACCAGGATCTGGTGCAGAAGTTCGGAGCCCCCGTCTACGCCCGAATCGATGCCGAAGCCACCCCCGCACAAAAGACAGTCCTGGGTAAACTATCGCCCGAGCAGATTACCGCTGACGCCCTTGCCGGCGAACCGATCATCGCCAAGCTCACCAATGCCCCCGGCAATGGCGCCGGGATAGGCGGGCTCAAGGTCACGACAGAGAGCGGCTGGTTCGCCGCTCGCCCCTCGGGCACCGAGGATATCTACAAAATCTATGCGGAGTCCTTCAGGGGCGAGGAACATCTCAGGCAGATTCAGAATCAGGCCAAGGCGATCGTCAGCGAGGCGTTCAAGGCCGCAGGGGCGTAG
- a CDS encoding VanZ family protein: MVDWLSKRKRLAGLLAGGYFLGVVFGHLPFSDVADWITGRLSREIFNGAITIFWCFSLAAFGLVLLRAVQGRPDREGGLLYAGTAVLLAAVSYNALFVTNVESVHFVQYALLALPLYALTHSFGRTVLYVTLLGALDEAYQYFVLYGDLKTVYFDFNDVILNLAGGALGVVAIFLLADLPRPPRLAAGGGRRIVGAMILSAVAAVLLASCGLIRAYPGPDGGSGALLLSRAPAPEHFWVELPWGKTYHVLHPLEGLALAGLLLLFFSRMDRSAAKGER, from the coding sequence ATGGTGGATTGGCTGTCAAAACGCAAAAGGCTGGCCGGCCTTTTGGCCGGGGGGTATTTCCTGGGCGTGGTTTTCGGCCACCTGCCCTTCTCCGATGTCGCTGACTGGATTACCGGAAGGCTCAGCCGCGAGATTTTCAACGGCGCCATCACCATCTTTTGGTGTTTCTCCCTTGCGGCGTTCGGACTGGTTCTCTTGCGGGCAGTGCAGGGAAGGCCGGATCGGGAAGGGGGACTCCTGTATGCCGGGACGGCGGTCCTGCTGGCGGCGGTCTCCTACAACGCCCTTTTCGTGACCAACGTCGAGAGCGTCCACTTTGTTCAGTACGCCCTTTTGGCGCTCCCCCTCTATGCCCTGACGCACAGTTTCGGGCGAACGGTCCTTTACGTCACCCTCCTCGGGGCCTTAGACGAAGCCTACCAGTACTTTGTTCTTTACGGGGACCTGAAGACGGTCTACTTCGATTTCAACGACGTCATTCTTAACCTTGCCGGCGGCGCTCTCGGCGTTGTGGCGATTTTTCTCCTCGCAGACCTTCCCCGGCCTCCGCGCCTTGCCGCCGGCGGCGGGCGGAGGATTGTCGGGGCGATGATCCTCTCGGCAGTTGCGGCCGTCCTTCTCGCAAGCTGCGGCCTGATCCGGGCCTACCCCGGCCCCGACGGCGGCAGCGGGGCGCTCCTGCTCAGCAGGGCCCCGGCGCCGGAGCATTTCTGGGTGGAGCTGCCCTGGGGCAAGACCTACCATGTCCTGCACCCCCTGGAGGGGCTGGCCCTGGCTGGGTTGCTGCTCCTGTTCTTCAGCCGCATGGACCGCTCGGCGGCGAAAGGGGAGCGATGA
- a CDS encoding PDZ domain-containing protein: MRKLVLCGLLGAALSWPLPSAWGASYCRLWHVPQAPATAKKEQPYLGVTYRPEATTSLPSPFVCPEPSSVETVLAGSSAERGGVMPGDILLALGGQAICRAEGYGLPLRDLVAEREAGDALDLDLLRGGERLTLRVTLGLRPVYDPPEADHSGPGACSQGGSLLAEELHRQGLGEVFGEIRAGLGERISVVHNPGGLADGRGNPWQNPEVTHFMRHPLRSAAVAEALTDPLAAAARPGEWRLPELLAGLGAMAGLGPAFPLPPKELSLESLLALLGRARNWVKAELDRLPEAQLSVLRQHGLAPWEHEAWDALLDASLQLRPEGLLGALAPLAAAFNPEALESLRADLGRRFADAEGEILYQAPTAAGPVIVGGRGPNVYPADAALILDLGGDDLYLNNAGGSRPGIPVAVVIDWGGDDRYIAGSHVSQGAGYLGGGFLLDLAGDDIYRALDGSQGSGHFGLGLLLDSGGRDRFESRRLSQGVGQVGLGLLLAGEGPSSYLCGLEGQGLGFFGGAGALVDGGGDDAYRLGGLRPDFRDPEKHTVSMGQGFGKGLRPGAGRKGASGGSGLLLDLGGDDTYSADYFAQGASYYFGLGILRDLGGDDRYLAGRYAQGAGIHATVGVLLDETGDDSYYASFGVAQGMGHDFGLGVLRDAEGRDSYHGGALVQGAATSDAIGILADFQGDDSYSCSSGQAFAEKARGMGVWIDLEPKGDRAERPLGGELLRIGVKKPSEGITIREP; the protein is encoded by the coding sequence ATGAGGAAGCTTGTCCTTTGCGGCCTGCTGGGGGCGGCACTCTCTTGGCCCTTGCCATCGGCCTGGGGGGCGTCCTACTGCCGGCTCTGGCACGTGCCGCAGGCGCCTGCAACGGCCAAGAAAGAACAGCCTTATCTCGGGGTGACCTATCGCCCGGAGGCAACCACATCCCTGCCTTCCCCCTTCGTTTGTCCCGAGCCGAGCTCCGTTGAGACGGTTCTCGCAGGCTCTTCCGCCGAGCGCGGCGGAGTGATGCCGGGCGATATCCTTCTGGCTCTGGGCGGCCAGGCGATTTGCAGGGCCGAAGGTTACGGACTGCCTCTTCGCGACCTGGTCGCTGAACGGGAGGCCGGCGACGCATTGGACCTGGACCTGCTGCGAGGCGGGGAGCGTCTGACCCTGCGGGTTACGTTGGGGCTGCGGCCCGTTTACGACCCCCCGGAGGCGGATCATTCCGGGCCGGGGGCATGTTCGCAGGGGGGCTCGCTGCTGGCGGAGGAGTTGCATCGGCAGGGCCTCGGCGAGGTCTTTGGGGAGATCCGGGCCGGGCTGGGCGAGCGGATCAGCGTGGTCCACAACCCCGGCGGGCTCGCCGATGGACGGGGAAACCCCTGGCAAAACCCGGAGGTGACCCACTTCATGCGCCACCCCCTGCGCTCGGCCGCCGTTGCCGAGGCGTTGACCGATCCGCTGGCGGCCGCGGCGCGCCCCGGGGAGTGGCGGCTGCCAGAGTTGCTGGCGGGGCTGGGTGCCATGGCGGGGCTCGGTCCTGCCTTCCCTCTTCCCCCGAAGGAGCTTTCCCTGGAGTCCCTCCTGGCTCTCCTGGGCCGGGCAAGAAACTGGGTCAAGGCCGAACTCGACCGGCTTCCCGAGGCGCAGTTGTCGGTGTTGAGACAACACGGGCTCGCTCCCTGGGAGCATGAGGCGTGGGACGCGCTCCTCGACGCCTCTCTTCAACTCCGGCCGGAAGGTCTGCTCGGCGCCCTGGCGCCGCTGGCCGCCGCCTTCAACCCGGAGGCCCTGGAGAGCCTGCGTGCGGACCTGGGGAGGCGCTTCGCCGATGCCGAAGGGGAGATCCTCTATCAGGCCCCAACCGCCGCCGGCCCGGTGATCGTCGGTGGCCGGGGTCCGAACGTCTACCCGGCCGATGCGGCCCTGATCCTCGACCTGGGGGGGGACGACCTCTATCTCAACAACGCCGGGGGGAGCCGTCCCGGGATTCCCGTCGCCGTGGTGATCGACTGGGGAGGGGACGACCGTTACATCGCAGGCAGTCACGTCTCCCAGGGGGCGGGCTATCTTGGCGGCGGTTTTCTGCTAGATTTGGCCGGGGACGACATCTACCGGGCCCTCGACGGCAGCCAGGGGAGCGGCCATTTCGGCCTCGGCCTCCTGCTCGATTCCGGGGGGCGGGACCGTTTCGAGAGCCGCCGCCTCTCCCAGGGGGTGGGGCAGGTCGGGCTCGGGCTTCTCCTTGCCGGGGAGGGGCCGAGCAGCTACCTGTGCGGCCTGGAGGGTCAGGGGCTCGGCTTTTTCGGCGGCGCCGGGGCCCTGGTAGACGGCGGCGGCGACGACGCCTACCGGCTGGGGGGGCTGCGCCCCGACTTTCGCGACCCCGAAAAACACACGGTCAGCATGGGGCAGGGCTTCGGCAAGGGGCTGCGCCCCGGAGCCGGGCGAAAGGGCGCCTCGGGGGGGAGCGGCCTCCTGCTCGACCTGGGTGGGGACGATACCTACTCCGCCGACTATTTCGCCCAGGGCGCCTCCTATTACTTCGGCCTCGGCATCCTGCGGGACCTGGGCGGCGACGACCGCTACCTCGCCGGCCGCTACGCCCAGGGGGCGGGCATCCATGCCACGGTCGGGGTGCTGCTCGACGAGACCGGCGACGACTCCTACTACGCCTCCTTCGGGGTCGCCCAGGGGATGGGGCACGACTTCGGCCTGGGGGTCCTTCGGGACGCGGAGGGCCGGGACAGCTACCACGGCGGCGCCCTCGTGCAGGGCGCAGCGACCTCCGACGCGATAGGAATCCTGGCCGATTTTCAGGGGGACGATTCCTATTCCTGCTCTTCCGGGCAGGCTTTCGCCGAAAAGGCCCGGGGCATGGGGGTCTGGATCGACCTGGAACCGAAGGGCGACCGTGCGGAGCGTCCCCTGGGGGGAGAACTCTTGCGGATCGGGGTGAAAAAACCTTCGGAGGGAATCACCATCCGCGAGCCCTAG
- a CDS encoding radical SAM protein — MGPINVVFATPPITLEERYGDLAGAGSDAPSLGILLLAAVARQAGFDAAVLEASALGLSQNETLERIGQHRPDILALTSTTLSIFHAHSLADRAKARFPGLKVLIGGPHLSAAPRETMERFPAFDIAVQGEGEATIAELLQVLKNATPLEAVQGILFRDGEQLRETDRRPYIEDLDTLPFPAFDLLEGFPGRYAPAPFKTRQLPAASLVTSRGCPNECIFCDRSIFGSHCHAHSTEYVVDMIRKLHDEYGVREFSFEDDTFVTFKKRLREVCERLIELDLGISWSCLGRVDHVTSENLALMKKAGCWQISFGIESGDQQILNTIGKRVTLDQIRQAIAWTREAGIMAK; from the coding sequence TTGGGACCCATTAACGTCGTTTTCGCCACTCCCCCCATTACCCTTGAAGAACGCTATGGCGACCTGGCCGGAGCCGGCAGTGACGCCCCGTCCCTGGGCATCCTGCTCCTTGCGGCCGTGGCCCGCCAAGCCGGTTTCGACGCGGCGGTTCTCGAAGCGTCGGCCCTCGGTCTCTCCCAGAACGAGACCCTGGAAAGAATCGGGCAGCACCGCCCCGACATTCTCGCCCTGACCTCGACCACCCTCTCCATCTTTCACGCCCACTCCCTCGCCGACCGGGCCAAGGCGCGGTTCCCCGGTCTGAAGGTCCTCATCGGCGGCCCCCACCTCTCCGCCGCTCCCCGGGAAACCATGGAGCGTTTTCCCGCCTTCGACATCGCCGTCCAAGGCGAGGGGGAAGCGACCATCGCCGAGCTGCTCCAGGTACTGAAAAATGCGACCCCGCTGGAAGCGGTCCAGGGAATCCTGTTCCGCGACGGCGAGCAGCTGCGCGAAACGGATCGCCGCCCCTACATCGAGGACCTCGACACCCTGCCATTTCCCGCCTTCGATCTGTTGGAAGGTTTTCCCGGGCGCTACGCCCCGGCGCCCTTCAAAACCCGTCAGCTCCCCGCCGCCTCCCTGGTCACCTCGCGCGGCTGCCCCAATGAGTGCATTTTCTGCGACCGCTCGATCTTCGGCTCCCACTGCCACGCCCATTCGACCGAGTACGTCGTGGACATGATCCGGAAACTTCACGACGAATACGGGGTCCGGGAATTCAGTTTCGAGGACGATACCTTCGTCACCTTCAAGAAGCGGTTGCGGGAGGTCTGCGAACGGCTTATCGAACTCGACCTCGGGATCTCCTGGTCCTGCCTGGGGCGGGTCGATCACGTCACCTCCGAAAACCTGGCCTTGATGAAAAAGGCCGGCTGCTGGCAGATCAGCTTCGGCATCGAGAGCGGCGACCAGCAGATCCTCAACACCATCGGCAAGCGCGTCACCCTCGACCAGATCCGCCAGGCGATCGCCTGGACCCGCGAGGCGGGGATCATGGCCAAG